From Dryobates pubescens isolate bDryPub1 chromosome 40, bDryPub1.pri, whole genome shotgun sequence:
tcCAGAGtgtgcccagtgcccaccccccccccagccctgcagctgtccctgtgcccccacCCTGATTCCACACTGAGGTGCCCAGCgcggtgccagctgcagccttggcatggctgctgccaggcctcaggcccagctcactgcaggagtgggcagggggcagggcatgGGAAGcgacccctcccccccccccgctcccctTTGGCACAACAGAGttaggggcacccagagccccccaccctgtgccccctcTCCTGGCACCGGGGGCTCCTTGGCGGCCGTGGGGCAGCCGCCGGCCACCTCCGGCCGCTGTGCCCGGGGGTTGGTGGCCTCGGGACGTGGGGGGGTGCCCCGGGCGGGGGGTGGCGGCGGGGGCCGGTAAAAATAACCTGGAATTCACCCAAAATAACCCCGCGGCAGCAATGCCCAAAAAAGGAGGGAGCCGGCGGCACAGGAGGGCACCCGGCCAGGGCAccggggtgccagggggtgccagggggtgccagggggtgcccaggagaCAAAGGCAGAGCCCGCGGGGCCGAGCTTGTCACCCAggaagggatgggggggggggagggaaggggatgcGGTGCCCTCCTGGCAGGGCCCAGCGGtgccctcctggcacagcccagcggTGCCAAGGGCTCCACAAACACCTGCGGGGGGGCAGCGGGGAGTGAAaatcctccccccccctgcccccccccccgaacccctcccttcctccaacCCATGGCcagagtggggagggggctgctgcgGCAGGGGGGGTGGCGTCGGCCCGGCGAGGGGCAGCGACAGGCGGTGGCAGCTGCGGCGCTGGGGGACACCGAGCGGCTGGCAGGGGACAGCGGCCTGcgagctggcactgccagggcacccccgGCACCAAGGGGCAGCCCTCCGCCCCCCCATACccgccccccttccccccagcaggCCCAGCACACCCGGGGGGGGtcacaggagctgtggggacCGTGAGGGgacaccgggggggggggggcacagggaggcagCGGCTGGTGGGCACCTTGGCATGCAGCAGGTGGGCGGCTGGCAGCTCGGCGGGCGCGGGGGAGGCACCGGGCACGGCCCCGGGGTGGGGACAGCTGAGGGGGGTCCGAGGCTGCGCTCCGGACATCCCTCgcccccaagcccccccccccccttcccctccccccttcaatTCCTTCCCCTCTGCGGCTTCTGCTGAGTAATTgcccaggggggtccttgtgcccaccccctccagcccctcaggccTCAGCACCCTAAGAGGTGCAGGGCAGGATCCGACCCCCCCCTGCCACTACCTCAGCGCCCTGGGGAGCGGCAGGACGCGGGGGGAGCCCCGGGGGTGCTGGTCCCCAACTCAGCgacccggggcgggggggacacGGTCCCGAGAGAGGGACACGGAGCTGGGGGGGACCCCAcctgggggggcacagagctgaggagggggcacagagcacaggaagGGGAACGACGCTGGGGGGACCCCAACTagggggacaggaggaggggggggaggaacaCAGAGccaaggagaggacacagaTCCCAGCAGGGGGGGACACGAAGTGGAGGAGACGACGCGGGGGGACCCCAGACCCCGAGAAGAGTCACAGAGCGGGGGACCCCTCTCGGGAGAAccgcgggggggggggacacccaCACCCaaagagggggggagggcacAATCCGGGGGGTGGGGGACACGACCCAGGTAGACTTGGAgttggggggagagggagggacaCAGAGGACACAAACCCCCCCCAGGAGCGGCCACAGGCGGGGTGGGAGGTTGCGGGGGGGATCCGTTGCTCCCCCGAgctttgggggctgggggtgtcccgagcggccccctcctcactcacCAGCTGGCAGGTTCGGGGCTGAGCTGCCGGTGCAGAGCCACCGCGAAGCCGAAGAGGCTTCCCCGGTCCCCATCCTTCAGCAGGGTGCTGCTCACGTCCAGGTTGAAGGCAGCGGCGGCcaacagctgcaggcagaggcaggacgCCCGGAGCCCCCCGGCcccctccatcctccctcccgccgctcccccaccccccggcCCCGGTTCCGGCTGCGGCTccggtgaggaggaggaggaggaggaggaggcagctcggaaggctcagcccctgccccgcccGCTGCGGGCTGGGTTACCCCCGAGGGTCCcaccctggggggggggcttgGGGTGGGCATCCAGCACCCTGGGGCATGGTACCCAGCATCCCATCCAGCACCCCGggcatggcacccagcaccccgggcatggcactcagcaccccGGGCATGGTACCCAGAACCCTGggcatggcacccagcaccccggGCATGGTACCCAGCACCCCGGGCATGGTACCCAGCACCCCGggcatggcacccagcacccggGCATGGTACCCAGCACCCCGGGcatggcactcagcaccccgggcatggcacccagcaccccggGCATGGTACCCAGAACCCCGggcatggcacccagcaccccgggcatggcacccagcaccccggGCATGGTACCCAGCACCCCGGGcatggcactcagcaccccgggcatggcacccagcactctggacatggcacccagcaccccgggcatggcacccagcacccgggcatggcacccagcaccccacacTGCACATCGCACCCCACATCCCAGGGcacggcacccagcaccccaaatCACAGCTTataacacacccccccccacccctccccattGCCCGGCactcagccccccccagccccccctccccgccacCACGCCCCTGCCACGCCCACACCTGGGGGCAGCTCTCAGAGCTCCTCTTGCCCCCCGAAGACCACCAAgaaatggggctgggggccgtgGGAGCCTTTGTGACCCcaaacagcagctggggggggtggaaggcagggaaaagggggaagggggtaggcaaaaaggggggggggggtaaggaaaagggggggtagggaaaaggggggggggaacggGGGGTCAGGGGGGGGTCCCGTCATAttttccagcccagcagctaTTTTTAGCCACCCCCCCGAGGCCTGTGGGCTGAGCGGGAGCCGTGGGGCCGTGTGAACCAGCTCCGGGACATCCttttggggcggggggggagggataaTGACCCCTCCCAAAACCTGGCCgctgcccagccccttccccttggCATCCCCAATCCCTTCCCGACGTGGGaaaaggaggagccctgggcctGGATGGGAACAGCTCCGATCCCGGGGGGGCTGCCTGTGTGTGGTGTCCTCCGGGGGGGGGTCGTGTCGtcgtggggggggggggacgcaCAGGGGTCCCCAAAAGCGGCTGATGCCCATGGAAGCAGCTGGCACCGGGTGGGTAAAGAGCGAGGCGGTGCCAGAGCCAGGATTTGGGGgtcctgctgccatcccttGGCACAGAAGAGGACCCGGGTGGGGGGACCCCCATCTCCTGattctcccccaccccaaaacccgcCCGGTGTGACCCCCGGCCAGCACCCCGGGACCGCGGGGGGCTCCCTGCCGGTGCTCCCCCGGGAAGCCTGAACCCCTCAACTCCCACCCCGGGACCCCCACCCCGGGACCCCTACCCTGGCTTCGGGATTCCCAACGGCGCGAGGGAAGGAacgggagaggagggggggggggagggaaacccCCTCCCGGTGGGGGTCAAAGCAGCACCGGGAAACCCCCCGCGAAGGGGCCGGGTCGGTACCGAGGGACATCCCCCGGGGCGTGCCCAGCACCGGGGAGGGGAAGGGTGCGAAGGGCGAGGGTGGGAGATTGGGGAGGGGTCgatccccccccccaaggagCACCGAGCCCCATTCCTGGGCAAGGAGCGGCAGGAACCGGGCAGGGAGCGGTGCTGGGATCGGTGCCGGGATCGGTGCCCGCCCCCCggctcccccccgcccccgccgaCACCCAAAGGCTTCCCGGGGAGCAGCCGAGCCCAAGGTGGGGTGCAGGGGGCGGGGGGCGTACCCCGCGCTCCATCACCCCCTCAGTCTCCCCTTCCCCGCTAGCACCGAGCCCAACAAATCCGCCCCCGCCGGTCGGGTGGCTGTAACCGGAGCCGGTGGCACCGGGAAGGCGCCGGGGGGGCGCCGGGGGGGCGGGGATGGATTTGGGACTATTTTTACTCCGCCGCTGCTTTATCTTTGGCCACATTTTACACCCCGGTTCCTGCGTCTGGAGCTCCCACAGCACCCCGAGTCCTGCCACAGCACCCCGAGAGCACCCCAAACCCTGCCAGGCCACCCCGAGACCCGCTGGAGCCCCCtgagagcaccccaaagccCCCTCACAGCTCCCCAAGTCCCACTGCAGCACCCCAAAGCCTTCCAGAGCACCCCAAGACCTGCTGGAGACCCCTGAGAGTACCCCAAGTCCTGCCAGtgaacccccaaaccctgccaaCGCCTTGGCACTGCCaaccctcagccttttctcctcccaaCCCGAGGGGCTGAGgtgatgaggatgaggatgaggaggagctggggacatCTTcatccccctcctgctgccgccGGGCCCCGGGCCAAGGCTTCGTCATCCTGGCACGGctctggcagagcccagcccggTGAGCTCAGCCGTGTCCCGGTGCCACCCCGGTGCCAAGGGCTTTGCCGCAGCCCCCGCAGCGGCTGTGCCGCCCCCACCCGCACCTCCGGGTCCCATCCCCGGTCCTGCTCCTGtccatcccagccccagcccccctgcagcccccctgcagcccccctgcagcccgcTCCAGACCCCTATAGCCCCCTGCAGACTCCTCCCGACCCCTACAACCGCTCCAGACTCCCCAGACCCCCATAGTCCCCCTCCAGACGCTTACTGAGCCCCTCCAGACCCCTATAACCCCCCCGACCCCTATATCCTCCCTCCAGAGCCCCTTCCAGACCCCTATAACCCCCCCCAGACCTCTATAGAGCTCCTGCAGACCCCCtagagccccctgcagaccacCCCCAAACCCCTATAGCCTCTGcagaccccctgcagccctctgcagacacccccagacccctATAGCCCCTCCAGACCCCTATAGCCCCTGCAGACCCCctacagccccctgcagacccccctccccccgaccCCTAGAGCCCCCCTGGCTCCTCCACGGCCGCCGCAGGCAGCGGGGCGGGGCGCCGGCGCTGACGTCACGGTGACGCGGCGGTCACGCGCCGCCATGCTGTCCCGGCTGCTGAAGGAGCACCAGGCGCGCCAGAGCGAGCGGCGCGAGCTGCAGGGTgagcccccccctccccgccgctcCCATTGGCGGCCGGAGACCGCGCGCGGCTCCCTATTGGTGGTCGGAGCTGCCGCTCCTCTCGCGGTCTCCCCTCATTGGTCGGCGGGGCTGTCCGTCAGGAGATGGGGGTTTGGGTGAGCCGCGGCCCCGAGGGgagattttgggggggggggaggctaaGGCCGGGGCTCGGTGATGTCACTGCAGCGGTCGCTGACGTCATGCGGCTGGACGATGGCGTCacggggggctgtggggggttggggtgaTTGGTtgtgacacccccccccccaacagagCGGCGGCGCAGGGATGCGATCGCGGCTGCCACCCGCCTGACCCAGGCGCTGGTCGATCACCTTAACGTGGGGTGAGCCGCGAGGACCCCCCCGGCTGGGACCCCCCCGGCTGGGACCCCCCCCGGCTGGGACCCCCCCGGCTGGGACCCTCCCCCGGCTGGGACCCCCCCCGGCTGGGACCCTCCCCCGGATGGGACCCCCCCCGGATGGGACCCCCCTCGGCTGGGACCCCCCCCGGATGGGACCCCCCTCGGCTGGGACCCTCCCCCGGCTGGGACCCCCCCCGGCTGGGACCCTCCCCCGGCTGGGACCCTCCCCCGGGACTCCTCCATCCTCTGTTCCCCCGGCCTGGACCAcactccccccgccccccgagCCCCCCCAGAATCCCTATCCAGGACTCCCCGGGATGCTCTCATCCCTCCCGGCCAggctcccccccgccccccccagaCCTgatcccccttccccccaaacAACTCCTGCCCAGGGACCCCCCcagcaagcccccagccccttcccctgcactgccccctgcccatggcccctGGTTCCTTAGCTTCTaaaccctgcagcccagggacccccaaatccacccccctcagcctgaggacccccagcccctccttaTGGCTCCCCAGtgcttccccccacccacccccttcctggggacccccaaccccccccagcccctccttaTGGCTCCCCAatgcttccccacccccaccccctccctggggacccCCAAGCCCTCCACCTGCAGGCCCCCAACCCCTCCTTCTGTCTCCCCAAtccttccccctccatcccccccttccctggggacccccccccaaaccctccccctccccttccctggcccctttccctctccaccctgccccctccccccaaccccctccttcaCCTGcgagcccccagcccttccctgctccttctcccttcctcctcttccctttctgaGGTGGGACACCCCCTCCCTTCGCCCCCCCCCGAGCCTTTCCCGtgtctcccccctccccaaaagggttgcccAGGCCTACATCAACCAGAGGAAGTTGGACCAGGAGGTGAAGACCCTGCAGGTGCAGGCGGCGCAGTTCGCCCGGCAGACCGGGCAGTGGATCACCATGGTGGAGAACTTCAACCAAGCCCTCAAGGTGggcccctggggagggggcaaggtggggaccccccaccccttcccaatCCCCTTCCTGAGAcccttcccaacccaacccaggaGATTGGGGACGTGGAGAACTGGGCCAGGAGCATCGAGATGGACATGAGGACCATTGCCACCGCCCTGGAGTACGTCTacaaggggcagctgcagcccccctgctcctgagacccccaccccccacagccGGGGGCTACTGGgagacccccaccccctcccacagctcctccagtagctgctgggctgggctgagaatctggggggggggtcccaggtGGCTGGGGGGAGCCTTTGGTGCTGGCatgaaggctggggggcagcaggggaataaaggctctgtggtgctgctggcagggaggtggtgctggagtccagctgggggcactgggggggcactgggggggggtgATGAATGGTGAAGCTgtggtggcaccaagctggggtggtgctggggtgctggagtccagctgggggcactggggggggcactgggggggggtgATGAATGGTGAAGCCatggtggcaccaagctggggtggtgctggggaggtaTTGGGGGCAGGAAGCATGGTGGCACCGTGGTGGCATTgagctgggggggcactggggtggTACTGGGAGGGTACTGGGGTGGCACTGGAGGGGTACTGAGGGGGTGAAGAATgttggcaccaagctgggatgGTACTGGGAGGGTACTGGGGGGGTATTGGTGGCATGAAGAATGATGGCACCATGGTGGCACTGGGTTGGTACTGGTGACCTGTGGTGGCaccagggtggcactggggtggcactggCAACCCATGatggcactgggctggcactggtgaCCTGTGGTGACAtcagggtggcactgggatgGCACTGGCAACCCATgatggcaccaggctggcactgggctggcactggcgACCCGTGGTGGCACTGGCAGCCGGAGGAGGCCCAGCCTGGCATGTGCtgggccctggcacagcctggcctgcCCCCTCCTAAGCCCCCCTCATCCTCTTTTCTGCTTACCCAGGGCTCTGAGAGCCTTTCTTGTGCTGCACAAAGGACTCcttctgccccaggcagcctctaatccccccccagccccccacccccaggccatgccccctctgccccctcccagggcaCCCCGGGGGGGTTTCTATGAACCCTTaaaccgggggggggggtctccccttcctccctccctccctccctcttccccctgctCAGGGAGTTCCCCCATGGGGAgcatccccttcccccctcccccccaatcaAGTCGAGGGggtcccagccctcccccagcaggactggggaggggtcagggGGGGCTCAGCCCACTCTGAACCTTGGCCCTGccccgggggcagggggaggagcagctgtgcccccccctagggctcactcagcctctgccaccgaggccacagcagctcctggagccctcCCGAGGTaggtggctgctgggcaccccctTGGCACCCCCACCCCTTGGGGGGGAGCACCCCAGGGTGCCAAGTgagctgtgccccctcccccccttgccCCGTGGGAGTTTGTGGGGTCTCAGccagggtttggggggtgggggggggttggtttgacctcccccatccctgcccccccccccagctctgagcctctccttggggtggggaagggatttgggggggggctgAGCCTGGACCCCCCCCTCAAATCTTAACCCCAGGAGGTTTGTAGCCTCCTCTCAGCACccactgggggggagggggaaatcccCAAAGACCACCCCCCCACGGGCCCCCCCCCTCCAAAACAGGGGTCCTGGAGgagaccccagcccctcctcccccctcgcccccagccccagagcttctttaaagggggggggggggggggggcgggggtcACCTTtagagcagagggcagctggggggaggagggcaaggggggggggggggtgaagagcagctgaggacccccccagcccccccgaGCCCGGTGGCAGCCTCGGTGGCAGCCAGCAGTGACGCAGGGCAGGGCTAATCCTGGGCACGGTGCCCGCGGGCACCCCGGGGCCGGCCCCAGCCAGGTCAGTCGGACAccgggctgggcactgggggggggagcCATGGGGGGGCTCACAACTAACCCGGGGGGGGTCTCACCCCCACCCTacggggggtggggtggtctCAAACCAACgacccccaacccccccgccCCTgcgtgcccaggggcacagaccGAGTGCCAGGGGGGAGCTGCCTCGGGCTGGGGGCACTCCCTGgcgccctccctccccctgcctcccaacTCCCACCCGGGGGGGGCTGACCCCCGAGTGTGGGGCAGggaatttgggggggggtgcagggggggggaggtgggggtcctcttcttttcccacccggggggagggggcaggggggagggggaaggagggaagggggaaagagggaagggggaaggagggaagggggaaagagggaagggggaaggagggaagggggaaggggagggggaagaggaaagggaagaggaagaggggaaagggggaagagggaaggggaaagaggaagggggaaggggaaagagggaaggggaaagaggaaagagggaaggggaaagaggaaagggggaagaggaagaggggaaagggggaagaggaagaggggaaagggggaagagggaaggggaaagggggaagagggaaggggaaagggggaagaggggaaagggggaagagggaagggaaaggggaaaagggaaggggaagggcaaAAGGGAAGCGACCCCGGCCGAGCCCTgagccctttcccctcccccccagccccctcccctgcctgccccctgcccgggCAGCATGTGGCTGCCGCTGGCGCTGCTGGCGCTGCTGTGGGCGCTGGGCTGGGCGCTGCGGGACCGGCGCCGCCTGCCCTCCGTGAAGGACAAACACATCCTCATCACCGGCTGCGACAGCGGCTTCGGCAACCTCCTGGCCCGGCGGCTCGCCCGCAGGGGCTACCGGGTGCTGGCCGCCTGCCTGACCCAGAAAGGGGCAGAGGCGCTGGAGAGAAGCTGCGCAGGGCACCTCCAGACCACCCTGCTCGATGTCACCAGCAGCGAAAGCATTCGCAGGGCGGCGGAGTGGGTGCGGGCTGAGGTGGGGGAGAAAggtgagggggagagggaggggagggggagggagggagggagagggagaaggggagggaggaaggagaggagaaggagggaaagaagaggagggagagggagaggagggaggaagagggaaaggagaggaagggaggaaggagaggagggaaagggagacagggagagagagcagagggagtggggagaggaagggaagggagagggagaggaggaaggtggttgggaggggaaggaagagtgagagggcagctggggggatgAGGGCCTAGGGGAGGCGAAACAGagcaggatgggagcagggagggcgcTGAGGGGTGAGaaccagctcctggggcaggatgGGCACCAGGGGGGTGCCCAGGCGAGAGTTAGGCTCCCAGGGcggtgctgtggggcaggatgGGACCTGGGCAGATGCTGCAGTTGGGGCCACAGGCTCCCAGGAggttccccccagccccctctgtgCCAGGTGGTtgtgcctcagcctgtgccaggtggttgtgccccagcctgtgccaggtggttgtgcccccagccccctttgTGCCAGGTGGTTGtgccccagcctgtgccaggtggttgtgccccccagccccctctgtgCCAGGTGGTTGtgccccagcctgtgccaggtggTTGTGCCCCCCAGGTCTCTTCGGGCTGGTGAACAACGCCGGCGTCGCCAACCCGATCGGCCCCACGGAGTGGATGGCAGTGGAGCACTACCGGCAGGTGCTGGACGTCAACGCCCTGGGGGCCATCGAGGTgaccctggcactgctgcccctgctgaagCGGGCACGGGGCAGGGTGGTCAACACCTCCAGCGTCCTGGGCAGGCTCTCTGCCAACGGCGGCGGCTACTGCATCTCCAAGTACTGCGTGGAGGCCTTCTCCGACAGCCTGcggtgggcaggggcagggcaggagggggtgggcatggggagggggggggggcaggaggtgatggGCATGGGGAGATGGTGGGCATGGGGAGGCGAGGGCCAGGGGCAGACCCTTAGCCtagccctggggaggtggtggccagggggagaccttctgctgCCCTTCAGTGCTCCGGGAGGGCTACAGccgagctggggacagactcttgagcagagcctgtggggacaggtccaagggtgatggtttggagCTCCAAGAGGCAGCTTCAGagtgggggaaagaaggaaaggggaaaggaggaaagaaggaaaggggaaagaaggaaagggggaaagaaggaaagggggaaagaaggaaagggggaaagaaggaaaggggaacgaaggaaagggggaaagaaggaaagggggaaagaaggaaagggggaaagaaggaaagggggaaagaaggaaagggggaaagaaggaaagggggaaagaaggaaaggggaaaggggaaacttcttccccatgaggctggtgggcaccgtcccaggctgcccagggtgggcaggagctgccccatgcctggacccatcccaggtcaggttgtttggggctgggagcacctctcctccaggccTGACTGGCTGCTGGTGCCCCCCCAGGCGTGACATGTACCACTTTGGGGTCAAGGTGAGCATCGTGGAGCCTGGCTTCTTCAAGACAGCTGTGACCAACCTGGAGAGCATTGAGGCCTCCCTGCGCCAGCTCTGGGACCGGCTGGCACCGGAGACCAGGCTGAGCTACGGCGAGGACTTCTTCCACAAGTGtgagtggggtgggggtggagggcagctggggctggggttgggcCTGGGTTGGAGCTGAAGTTGAAGCTGGGGTTGGCTTGGGCTTGAGATGGGGTTGGGGTGGAGCTGAAGTTGAAgctggggttgggggttgggttggagcagggctgaggatgaAGTTGAagctggggttggggttggagtTGGTTTGCAGTTGGGGTTGGACTGAAGCTGAGGTTGGGTTGGAGCTGaagttgggttggggttgggatGGGGCTGAAGTTGGGTTGGAGCTGAAGCTGGTTTGCAGTTGGGGCTGAGCTGAAGCTGAGGTTGGGTCAGAGTTGGGTTGGGGCTGGGTCAGAGTTgggttggggctgggttggggttgggtcgGGGCTGAAGCTGAGGTTgggttggggctgggttggggttgggttggggctgggttggggctgggttggggttgggtcgGGGCTGAAGCTGAGGTTGGGTcgcagctgggttggggctgggctggggctgggttgcagctgggctggagggggggtgggagtCGAGCTGGGGTTGGGGGCTGCGCTGGGGCGGAGGGGGGGGCCGGGCAGGCCCCaaggccctgctgcccctctcgcAGACCTGAAGGTGCAGAGGCTGATCATGACCCTGCTGTGCGACGCTGACCTGACCAAGGTCACCTGGTGCATGGAGCACGCCCTGGCTGCTCGCCACCCCCGTGCCCGCTACAGCGCCGGCTGGGATGccaagctgctctggctgccagcctcctacctgccctcctgcctggtgGACTTTGCCCTGGCCACCATCCTGCCCAAGCCTGCCCACCGGGTCCGCTAGGTGCCCACGAGGTGCCCCCCGTGGCCGCCAGGacgcccccacccccccagtggCCCCCAAAGGGCTGTGGGACCCCAACCCTCACCCAGTGCTGTGAATAAAGTGgggggcagcacagggatgtggtggtggtcttgctggggggggtggtggggggtggagaCCCCAACTCTGCACCTATTGACCCTTGGGATACCACCTGGGCTCCTCTGGTCCTCCCCCAGACCCCTagagacccccccccagccccccctacccccccagaCCCTtaggctgccagctgagccctCACCCAGGACCCCTCTAGCCCCACCCAGGCTCCTCTAGCACCCACCCAGACCCCTATagcccccagggaccccctATAGCCCCttgggctgccagctgggctcctACAGTCCTCACCCAGAGCCCCCCCAGGTCTGTGGGACCATAGGTGGGACCCCCCCCACGAGGGACCCCCATTCTCACCCCCCTTA
This genomic window contains:
- the BLOC1S1 gene encoding biogenesis of lysosome-related organelles complex 1 subunit 1, with amino-acid sequence MLSRLLKEHQARQSERRELQERRRRDAIAAATRLTQALVDHLNVGVAQAYINQRKLDQEVKTLQVQAAQFARQTGQWITMVENFNQALKEIGDVENWARSIEMDMRTIATALEYVYKGQLQPPCS
- the RDH5 gene encoding retinol dehydrogenase 5 — translated: MWLPLALLALLWALGWALRDRRRLPSVKDKHILITGCDSGFGNLLARRLARRGYRVLAACLTQKGAEALERSCAGHLQTTLLDVTSSESIRRAAEWVRAEVGEKGLFGLVNNAGVANPIGPTEWMAVEHYRQVLDVNALGAIEVTLALLPLLKRARGRVVNTSSVLGRLSANGGGYCISKYCVEAFSDSLRRDMYHFGVKVSIVEPGFFKTAVTNLESIEASLRQLWDRLAPETRLSYGEDFFHKYLKVQRLIMTLLCDADLTKVTWCMEHALAARHPRARYSAGWDAKLLWLPASYLPSCLVDFALATILPKPAHRVR